Part of the Betta splendens chromosome 17, fBetSpl5.4, whole genome shotgun sequence genome, ATCTTTGAAAGGACCTGAGCTCCCCtgtcaccacagacacagattcCAGTGTGAGCAGCAAAGACCCTGAGGACATCCCCACTTTTGATGAGTGGAAGCGAAAaatgatggaggtggagaaagagaaaagtaaGATGATCATATTTGTGAAGTTGTAACATGCGCTAATCTGCCTTTTAACAAATCCAGTTTTTAGCTAATCTTATTATTGAAAATACAGGTTTATAGTGTTGTcaattttgttgtgtttttcatcaTAGCTCTCTCGACTCACACCTCCAACAACGGGGCTTCTAACACAGTTAAGAAGGTTCAGAAGAATTTCAATAACTACGCCTCTGTGGAGTGTGGAGCCAAGATCCTTGGCTCTAATCCAGAGGCTAAGGTACATAAGACACTGTTCATCATGCAGAGAATTCAGCTAAATTACAGTAAGACATAAACGATGAATATGTTAATGTTTCTCACATACAGAGTACTTCTGCCATACTGCAAGAGAACATGGACTTGTACATGCTAAACCCATGTAGTAATAAAATctggtatgtacagtatgattctttattttgtttttgcccaAGTTCCcacttatatactgtatgagtAAAATCAGGTCTTTCTTGCATTCTTCTCCAGGTTCATCATTGAGCTCTGTGAGCCCATTCAGGTGAAGCAGCTGGACATTGCAAACTTTGAGCTCTTCTCTTCTACTCCCAAGGACTTCCTTGTTTCTATCAGTGACAGGTAATTGTGTCATCACACAACTGTTATGTTACAGTTGAATagtgtggctgttttcatttgcagcttATTGATGTTAATTCTTTAAAATTTTCTAAATATGAATGAAGTTTATCATCGCTACCCAATATGAACTGACATACTAAAAGATTTTACGTAATTTCAAACATTTTATATGCAAGCTTGATGAtaatattactactactactactaatattattattattattattattattattattattattattattattattattattattattaataataagcCGTCAAGTATTTAGGTCACTTTACTACACATGTACTCCTGCAGATACCCAACTAACAAGTGGCTAAAGCTGGGAACCTTTCATGCCCGGGACGAACGCACAGTTCAGAGCTTCCCACTGGATGAGCATCTTTATGCTAAATATGTGAAggtcagtctttttttttctgataaaGTCTGTACTAGAGCTATATAGTTAgatgacaaacatgtctgtttctctgctctATGTATGAATGGATGCTCTGGCCTGTGAGTTATAATTTTCCTCTCTCTTTATGTGCTTCATTCTGTCGTTGGTAGAATAATTATCACAAAGTGTTGAAGGTCTTGACTTTTGCATGTAATTGTAGTTGGTTGGTTGGACTGTTCTGCTGTGTTGGTTGTTGTTAGCGTATCACGTCCTTCTGGAGTGAAACACCAACAAAACTAGGCCCATTTTCCTGAGACAATGGGGGTCACCAAGTCTGAGTGACTCAGATAAAACAAAAGTGCTTTGGGCTCTTTCTAGTTTTGAATGCGTGAATAAATCTCTTtaatttctccttctctttttcttgCTTCAGATGTTCACCAAGTACATAAAGGTTAGCCTGCTTTTCTTGTGGTGGTCTGTGCTTCATTGACTTGAGCAGTAACCCtgaaagaaaatgtgttgttgtttttgtattgGGTCTAAAATGCCAGCTGCTAATCCATGCATATCCCACATAATGAGAATGTAATAACCCATAAAATCAAGCATATTCTGTCAATGATCATCAAGTAAATCATGCTGAGATATTTATATCATTGCCAATCAGTTCatctgttaattttttttaaagatgatTGTGTTGATTAACAAATTAACAAAACCAAATCCGTCTATGCTGTTTGTTGATTTGTGTTGGGTATTGTACACATTTTgttgtgtgcttttttttgttCGGTGTGTTTTTAGGTGGAGCTGGTCTCCCACTTTGGCTCTGAACATTATTGTCCTCTCAGCCTCATTAGGTACGTATGTAACAGATGAAGAAATGATTTACACTACAAAATAATAATGACACGTTGTTCTCTGTGGTGTTTAGTTTTGCAGAGTTGAGGAAAAGCCTTTTTTCTCCATAACAAATTTTAACAAATAGATAAATGTCATTTATTCATGAATGgtttaaatgtgctttttatggCAGGGTGTTTGGCACAAGCATGGTGGAAGAGTACGAGGAGATAGCTGATCCCTCAGAAAGACCAGATGATCAGGACGATGATTTGGGTGAGGAAACATTTTGTGCatctgtatttatatttattgaatatatttAGCATATTGTATAATGGGGCATTGCATTTGGTATTTTTATCTCCAGGAGAATACAAATCATTGTCTATGTAACAACCCCATTAAGTTATCTTAATGCAGACTCTGCTCCCAACAGACTATCCCCCTGGATATACACCTGGCGATGTCAAGTTATCTGAGGATCTGATTGGCTCAGCTAAGGGTGAGTCTAAATGAAGTGGATTGGTAATTGGTACTACATAAAGATGATCTTCTttgtattaatttattaatctGGTTTTTGAATTTACTCTTCAGATGTCCTTTTAAACATGGTCAATAATATTGCAGTCAATGTTCTTGGTGGAAGCCCAGGCATGAAAGGTATGACCAGCCAAAccagttaaacaaacaaattatataAATGATTAtgttataattaataatataaatattacttTCATTGTATAGGAAATGATTCTTCCCATGAAGTGAACACGACTGAGCCGTCATCACAGAAGGAAACGACTCAAACTGTAACTTCAGATGCTGATTCAGTGTacgcatatactgtataaggaAAATATATCAgtttgctgatttttttttttttttttttaacttgtttttcATAATTACACAAATACTGAGAACTAGATAGGAAGCATGGCTCAGCTCTGAAGACTTAATGATTTGTCTGATGTTTGCAAAAAGGTTTCAGTATTAATAGGCTATCCATttattcttctttctctttAGCCCACACTTTGAAGAAGTAGAGAGTTTACCAGACTTGAATGTCCCTGAAACTGCTCCCTCTGCAGAGGTCCCTGTTCCAATGGCACCTGATACCAGTAATGGTAATCAAGAGCTTCACCTAGTGGAGGAAAAGGCTGTTATTCCTTTGGAGACGGAGGACGAAGAACATGTAAACTTTACAGTCACACTCCTGGACAAAGAGGATGTGCAGGATGAAGAAAAAGAGACATGGGATCATCATGAGAAACAAGACAGCTTAAACTACTGTTCACTATTTCCTTCATGTTGTTGTGCAACATCTCTTCAGGAATACCTCTATCAGCAGAGTTCAGCTATGCTGTCCAAAAAGAGAATGtgtcagaaaacagacaaaagacCATTGCTCTCCCCCATATTAACACCCACCTGGCACCTACCTCTGTCCCCTACCGCCTGCCCTGAATCCCAGCTACACCACAGTGAGGCACATCAGTCCCCTGAAAACCAACAAGCTTCTGAGGTGGAGCCAGAGAGCGGAGCCAGCCCATCAGAGACACTACAGCCTCCAGAGAGCACAACAGAATCTCATAAAGAGTTCATGTCTGAACCTCCTGTGCTGGAGCCTAGTCAAACCTCAAACCTTCCCAAATACAGTGTAACTGATTCATCTTCTGCCAAACCCACCAATATTGTGGAGCCACCACAGCTCTCCTCTGAGGAAGCTGCAAACGAGCTTAGGCCAGAAAAGACCCAGGATGTGCTGGCTGTAGAGAAATACACCGAGCCTCCACCCTCAGTTAGTAGCTCTGTCTATGTCAAACCTGTTGTTACTGCTACACTCAATGATTCCTCTGTAGCATCAGAGCGGAAGCCAAATGTTGATTCTCAACTAGAAATAAATACCCCTGATGAAATCTTGGTGAAGACGGATCCGTCTCAGCTTCTCCCTTCCGATACCTCGCCtgattcagaacagcctccggCTCCACCAGTCGTTCCTGAGAGCAGCAGTGCTTCCACTGAgctgcctgctcctgctccagaaACCATCACACAACCTGAGCACACGGGTGTCGCCCCGGAGGCTAAAATGGAGGATCTCACAGAAGATATATCAGCATCATCAGGTGGCAATGGGCAGCTGCCTCGCCCCTCGTCAGACATCTATGCAGAACCACCCAATGACACGGAACAGAGCGGGAACCCAGTGCACGGCTCCAGCCAGAAGGAGTCTGTGTTCATGAGACTCAACAACCGCATCAAGGCCCTGGAGATGAACATGTCACTGAGTGGACGCTACCTGGAGCAGCTTAGCCAGAGGTGAGGAAGGCTTTATGGGAGACTTGCTGAAGGACGATTGTGAGACTTACtaattcatgtgtttttcttgtaTTCAAGGTATCggaagcagatggaggagatgcaGAAGGCCTTCAACAAAACTATTATCAAACTCCAGAACACATCCAGAGtagcagaggagcaggtgagcaTTGGTTGGGATGTGGATTGTTAAGTTTTGGTCTACAAATGCAGAGGTCAACTCACCATTGTCATTTTATCACCATTGTTGTTGGCTGTTTTTCTTAAAGCAAAGTTCTCTGTAACTGTATCCTTATTCACCAATGATTCTCTTCTAGGACCAGCGTCAGACGGAGTCCATTCAGTTGCTGCAGGGCCAGCTGGAAAACTTGACTCAGCTGGTTTTCAACCTGTCTGTCAGAGTGAGCCAGCTGCAGAATGAGGTAGGTACAATGCTCCAGGCTCAAAGCCTTCACCTCTAATCAGCAGCTTTTCAGATGGGGAATAAATCGAGtagtttctttccttttttggACCAAGTCTCACGGATGCACCAGGACCATCTTTAAAGCTTTACTAGTTCAGATTGTGACAAGATTGTCtaaatgtgtgatttattttctgTATGTTTCTGTATATTATGAGAGAATCTCTTCCTACCATTGTTTCCTTCCTGGTCTAATGCAATCTGTCTCCCAGGTGTCAGACGGACAGAACTACCTGCTGGTGTCTCTGgcgttgtgtctgtgtctcggCCTTTTACTTTGCGCCAATCACTGCAGGATCTCCACGGTTCCTCCAGCCGTAGAGCCAGACCCACCCACACCCAAGACCTACACCCACTGCTGCCCTGAAAAGTATaccatactatactatacttttCTGATTAAGTCAGTTTATTGATACAACTGTTTATCAAGAATCTTTGGTGACCACACAATTCTGACACTGGTCTCATACATTTTACCTTCCCCTAAACTGCTTTTATCCACCTTTTTAGACACTTCTGCTGTGATGAGACGAGCTTGAAGAGGAGTGCGTCCTATCCACTCATACACTCTGAGTCATTCCAGTTAGCCACCACTGAAGGTATGCTTGTACTCCACTATTGCGTTATTATACCTCTGGGCCTCTGGGACTGTGCTAGGTGCAGCCGGTGACGGGAGGGTGTTCAGTTCGTGGGCCACAGGAtctcatctctgctttttgcggGTGATGTTGTAGTCCTGCTTGCTTCATTGGACTGGGACTATCTGTGTTCactgggctgtttttttttcatgagaATTTTGCATGGTGGCTCGTTCTCTCCATGTTAGAGCAGAG contains:
- the LOC114844647 gene encoding SUN domain-containing ossification factor-like isoform X3, whose product is MKMTRLLWRVVSLCLCVAAVCWRHCCYVGSVELHQEAQRPMSSQDISSEEESEEKTDNNKETWVLPTQSQLENKKLIEGNQHLDEQTTQEVDKNEQFSQVVQKEERALDVDLKADNEISEPEPESEPEQSTENLDHETIITEDQNSGSLLQSPDHVSGFAAELKDNPSISDIQDNTLNSVSDDASDVAALGVSNGDLLPIECDEKENNLSDNDGSLPVVVENTSNAHTAGTKSHTDLPLGSPAGQHLEANTSHMLKEQDLSSPVTTDTDSSVSSKDPEDIPTFDEWKRKMMEVEKEKTLSTHTSNNGASNTVKKVQKNFNNYASVECGAKILGSNPEAKSTSAILQENMDLYMLNPCSNKIWFIIELCEPIQVKQLDIANFELFSSTPKDFLVSISDRYPTNKWLKLGTFHARDERTVQSFPLDEHLYAKYVKVELVSHFGSEHYCPLSLIRVFGTSMVEEYEEIADPSERPDDQDDDLDYPPGYTPGDVKLSEDLIGSAKDVLLNMVNNIAVNVLGGSPGMKGNDSSHEVNTTEPSSQKETTQTVTSDADSVPHFEEVESLPDLNVPETAPSAEVPVPMAPDTSNGNQELHLVEEKAVIPLETEDEEHVNFTVTLLDKEDVQDEEKETWDHHEKQDSLNYCSLFPSCCCATSLQEYLYQQSSAMLSKKRMCQKTDKRPLLSPILTPTWHLPLSPTACPESQLHHSEAHQSPENQQASEVEPESGASPSETLQPPESTTESHKEFMSEPPVLEPSQTSNLPKYSVTDSSSAKPTNIVEPPQLSSEEAANELRPEKTQDVLAVEKYTEPPPSVSSSVYVKPVVTATLNDSSVASERKPNVDSQLEINTPDEILVKTDPSQLLPSDTSPDSEQPPAPPVVPESSSASTELPAPAPETITQPEHTGVAPEAKMEDLTEDISASSGGNGQLPRPSSDIYAEPPNDTEQSGNPVHGSSQKESVFMRLNNRIKALEMNMSLSGRYLEQLSQRYRKQMEEMQKAFNKTIIKLQNTSRVAEEQDQRQTESIQLLQGQLENLTQLVFNLSVRVSQLQNEVSDGQNYLLVSLALCLCLGLLLCANHCRISTVPPAVEPDPPTPKTYTHCCPEKHFCCDETSLKRSASYPLIHSESFQLATTEGPEVLHAADTQILCPTSRKRRRRKLKLVESVETLKPSLHTATELCNGDVVCNNGPITTKPTPLIKTLLQPSAFRDSPSEGSSEASSHSDDPSFCGITTACSRICDGLPPPKTRSEKRALRRRRPRPSCAVVDLLQAPRRDNGDLLPLSIQDIMNRKTEQSSGTFRVNVALPGPV
- the LOC114844647 gene encoding SUN domain-containing ossification factor-like isoform X1, with the translated sequence MKMTRLLWRVVSLCLCVAAVCWRHCCYVGSVELHQEAQRPMSSQDISSEEESEEKTDNNKETWVLPTQSQLENKKLIEGNQHLDEQTTQEVDKNEQFSQVVQKEERALDVDLKADNEISEPEPESEPEQSTENLDHETIITEDQNSGSLLQSPDHVSGFAAELKDNPSISDIQDNTLNSVSDDASDVAALGVSNGDLLPIECDEKENNLSDNDGSLPVVVENTSNAHTAGTKSHTDLPLGSPAGQHLEANTSHMLKEQDLSSPVTTDTDSSVSSKDPEDIPTFDEWKRKMMEVEKEKTLSTHTSNNGASNTVKKVQKNFNNYASVECGAKILGSNPEAKSTSAILQENMDLYMLNPCSNKIWFIIELCEPIQVKQLDIANFELFSSTPKDFLVSISDRYPTNKWLKLGTFHARDERTVQSFPLDEHLYAKYVKMFTKYIKVELVSHFGSEHYCPLSLIRVFGTSMVEEYEEIADPSERPDDQDDDLDYPPGYTPGDVKLSEDLIGSAKDVLLNMVNNIAVNVLGGSPGMKGNDSSHEVNTTEPSSQKETTQTVTSDADSVPHFEEVESLPDLNVPETAPSAEVPVPMAPDTSNGNQELHLVEEKAVIPLETEDEEHVNFTVTLLDKEDVQDEEKETWDHHEKQDSLNYCSLFPSCCCATSLQEYLYQQSSAMLSKKRMCQKTDKRPLLSPILTPTWHLPLSPTACPESQLHHSEAHQSPENQQASEVEPESGASPSETLQPPESTTESHKEFMSEPPVLEPSQTSNLPKYSVTDSSSAKPTNIVEPPQLSSEEAANELRPEKTQDVLAVEKYTEPPPSVSSSVYVKPVVTATLNDSSVASERKPNVDSQLEINTPDEILVKTDPSQLLPSDTSPDSEQPPAPPVVPESSSASTELPAPAPETITQPEHTGVAPEAKMEDLTEDISASSGGNGQLPRPSSDIYAEPPNDTEQSGNPVHGSSQKESVFMRLNNRIKALEMNMSLSGRYLEQLSQRYRKQMEEMQKAFNKTIIKLQNTSRVAEEQDQRQTESIQLLQGQLENLTQLVFNLSVRVSQLQNEVSDGQNYLLVSLALCLCLGLLLCANHCRISTVPPAVEPDPPTPKTYTHCCPEKHFCCDETSLKRSASYPLIHSESFQLATTEGPEVLHAADTQILCPTSRKRRRRKLKLVESVETLKPSLHTATELCNGDVVCNNGPITTKPTPLIKTLLQPSAFRDSPSEGSSEASSHSDDPSFCGITTACSRICDGLPPPKTRSEKRALRRRRPRPSCAVVDLLQAPRRDNGDLLPLSIQDIMNRKTEQSSGTFRVNVALPGPV
- the LOC114844647 gene encoding SUN domain-containing ossification factor-like isoform X2, whose product is MKMTRLLWRVVSLCLCVAAVCWRHCCYVGSVELHQEAQRPMSSQDISSEEESEEKTDNNKETWVLPTQSQLENKKLIEGNQHLDEQTTQEVDKNEQFSQVVQKEERALDVDLKADNEISEPEPESEPEQSTENLDHETIITEDQNSGSLLQSPDHVSGFAAELKDNPSISDIQDNTLNSVSDDASDVAALGVSNGDLLPIECDEKENNLSDNDGLPVVVENTSNAHTAGTKSHTDLPLGSPAGQHLEANTSHMLKEQDLSSPVTTDTDSSVSSKDPEDIPTFDEWKRKMMEVEKEKTLSTHTSNNGASNTVKKVQKNFNNYASVECGAKILGSNPEAKSTSAILQENMDLYMLNPCSNKIWFIIELCEPIQVKQLDIANFELFSSTPKDFLVSISDRYPTNKWLKLGTFHARDERTVQSFPLDEHLYAKYVKMFTKYIKVELVSHFGSEHYCPLSLIRVFGTSMVEEYEEIADPSERPDDQDDDLDYPPGYTPGDVKLSEDLIGSAKDVLLNMVNNIAVNVLGGSPGMKGNDSSHEVNTTEPSSQKETTQTVTSDADSVPHFEEVESLPDLNVPETAPSAEVPVPMAPDTSNGNQELHLVEEKAVIPLETEDEEHVNFTVTLLDKEDVQDEEKETWDHHEKQDSLNYCSLFPSCCCATSLQEYLYQQSSAMLSKKRMCQKTDKRPLLSPILTPTWHLPLSPTACPESQLHHSEAHQSPENQQASEVEPESGASPSETLQPPESTTESHKEFMSEPPVLEPSQTSNLPKYSVTDSSSAKPTNIVEPPQLSSEEAANELRPEKTQDVLAVEKYTEPPPSVSSSVYVKPVVTATLNDSSVASERKPNVDSQLEINTPDEILVKTDPSQLLPSDTSPDSEQPPAPPVVPESSSASTELPAPAPETITQPEHTGVAPEAKMEDLTEDISASSGGNGQLPRPSSDIYAEPPNDTEQSGNPVHGSSQKESVFMRLNNRIKALEMNMSLSGRYLEQLSQRYRKQMEEMQKAFNKTIIKLQNTSRVAEEQDQRQTESIQLLQGQLENLTQLVFNLSVRVSQLQNEVSDGQNYLLVSLALCLCLGLLLCANHCRISTVPPAVEPDPPTPKTYTHCCPEKHFCCDETSLKRSASYPLIHSESFQLATTEGPEVLHAADTQILCPTSRKRRRRKLKLVESVETLKPSLHTATELCNGDVVCNNGPITTKPTPLIKTLLQPSAFRDSPSEGSSEASSHSDDPSFCGITTACSRICDGLPPPKTRSEKRALRRRRPRPSCAVVDLLQAPRRDNGDLLPLSIQDIMNRKTEQSSGTFRVNVALPGPV
- the LOC114844647 gene encoding SUN domain-containing ossification factor-like isoform X4 gives rise to the protein MLKEQDLSSPVTTDTDSSVSSKDPEDIPTFDEWKRKMMEVEKEKTLSTHTSNNGASNTVKKVQKNFNNYASVECGAKILGSNPEAKSTSAILQENMDLYMLNPCSNKIWFIIELCEPIQVKQLDIANFELFSSTPKDFLVSISDRYPTNKWLKLGTFHARDERTVQSFPLDEHLYAKYVKMFTKYIKVELVSHFGSEHYCPLSLIRVFGTSMVEEYEEIADPSERPDDQDDDLDYPPGYTPGDVKLSEDLIGSAKDVLLNMVNNIAVNVLGGSPGMKGNDSSHEVNTTEPSSQKETTQTVTSDADSVPHFEEVESLPDLNVPETAPSAEVPVPMAPDTSNGNQELHLVEEKAVIPLETEDEEHVNFTVTLLDKEDVQDEEKETWDHHEKQDSLNYCSLFPSCCCATSLQEYLYQQSSAMLSKKRMCQKTDKRPLLSPILTPTWHLPLSPTACPESQLHHSEAHQSPENQQASEVEPESGASPSETLQPPESTTESHKEFMSEPPVLEPSQTSNLPKYSVTDSSSAKPTNIVEPPQLSSEEAANELRPEKTQDVLAVEKYTEPPPSVSSSVYVKPVVTATLNDSSVASERKPNVDSQLEINTPDEILVKTDPSQLLPSDTSPDSEQPPAPPVVPESSSASTELPAPAPETITQPEHTGVAPEAKMEDLTEDISASSGGNGQLPRPSSDIYAEPPNDTEQSGNPVHGSSQKESVFMRLNNRIKALEMNMSLSGRYLEQLSQRYRKQMEEMQKAFNKTIIKLQNTSRVAEEQDQRQTESIQLLQGQLENLTQLVFNLSVRVSQLQNEVSDGQNYLLVSLALCLCLGLLLCANHCRISTVPPAVEPDPPTPKTYTHCCPEKHFCCDETSLKRSASYPLIHSESFQLATTEGPEVLHAADTQILCPTSRKRRRRKLKLVESVETLKPSLHTATELCNGDVVCNNGPITTKPTPLIKTLLQPSAFRDSPSEGSSEASSHSDDPSFCGITTACSRICDGLPPPKTRSEKRALRRRRPRPSCAVVDLLQAPRRDNGDLLPLSIQDIMNRKTEQSSGTFRVNVALPGPV